The sequence GCGCTGCAACCCTGACCGCCACCGGCCACCAGTACCCGTCGGCCACGAGCCACCGACCGCCATCCGTCGACTCTCATCCGCCTCAGACGCCGTCGTCCTCGAGTGTGCCGTAAACCCGTTCGGCGAGGGCCTCTCGCCGTCGGTGACTCGGTTCCGAATCGAACGCGACGCGAAGGATCTCCGTGCCCGGACGTTCGAGCGAGCGTTCGTATGCGGATTCGAAGTCCTCGGGAGCCACGGACTCGAACGCGAGGCCGTAACAGTCGGCGAGCGCCTCGAACTCGAGGCCGTGGGGTGTCTTGAACTGCTCGGTGAAGGGTGGATCGAACGACTCGATAGGAAGCCTGTGAAAGATCCCGCCGCCGTCGTTGTCGAGGAGGACGATCGTCGCATCGACGTCACAGCGGTCGATCGCGAGCAGGCCGTTCGAATCGTGGTAGAACGCGAGGTCGCCGGTGACGAGGACCACCGAATCGTCGGCCGCGCTGCCCGCGCCCAGTGCCGTACTCGTGATACCGTCGATGCCACTCACGCCGCGGTTCGCAAGGACGGTCAGGTCGGCCACTCGAGGAGCGCCAAAGCGGTCTGCGTCGCGGATCGGCATGCTGTTCGAGACGAAGACGGTCGCCGGATCGGGCGCGGATTCGAGAGCAGTGGCGACGATCGCGCCCTCGAACGGCTGATCGGCGAGCGCCGACGCCTCGCACGCGCGGTCACGAATCGACCAGTGAGTTCGCTCTGCCCGGTCGACAGCGGCGAGCCAGTCGTTCGAGCGACCGTCTTCGGTCGCCGAAGGCTGGCTATCCAGTCGGTCGGCCAACGCGGCAAACGTCGGGCCCGGAGCGGCGGCGAGCAAGTCGGTCGCGGTGAACGTCGCCTCTCGCCACGTACCGGCCCGATCGATCAGGAACTGGTGAGCGTCTGCGTCCCGAAGGGCGTGTCGCAACGGTTTCGAGGTCGGCGACGCGCCGAACCGGAGGACGACGTCGGGATCGGGAATCGCGTCGACGTAGCCGTCGTAACCACCGCAGACGAGCGAACCGCCGCTCCCCTCGATGTGTGGGCCAAATCGCAGCCCCGAGAGCGGATCGGCGAAGACGGGCGCACCGACGTGATCGGCGACGGTCAGAACGTCCGCCGGTTCGAGTGCCTGCAACTGGGCGGGGTCTGCGGGCCCGGCGACGATCAGCGGGCGGTCCCCAGACTCGAGGCCTTGGAGGAGACCCTCGAGTTGCTCGTCTCGTGGAACCGTCGCTCCCGACTCGATTTCGACGAACGGCCCGTCCCGGCCTCGACCGGCGAGCGTCTCGCCGAACGACTCGGGCACCGCACCCGGCGTCTCGGTCGGCTCGAGGGGCTTGCGAAACGGGCAGTTGAGGTGGACCGGCCCCGGTTCGATACCGGTGGTTTCAGCGAGGGCACGGGCGGCCGTCGTTCGCAAACTTCGAACCTTCCGCTCGTCGGCTTCCGGATCGGGAAGTTCCGCGTACCAGCGGACGGCGTCGCCGTAGAGTTTGACCTGGTCTGCGGTCTGGTTCGCGCCGCTGTCGCGAAGTTCGTGCGGCCGATCGGCCGTCAGCACGAGCAGCGGGATGCGAGCGCGGTCGGCCTCCATGACGGCCGGGTGAAAGTTCGCTGCAGCGGTCCCGGAGGTACAGACGAGTGCCGTCGGCTCGCCGGTCCGGCGGGCACGTCCCAGTGCGAAAAATGCCGCCGAGCGCTCGTCGAGGTGCGAAAAGATCCGAACGGCTGGATGCTCCGCGAAAGCGACCGTCAACGGCGTCGACCGGCTCCCCGGCGCGAGACAGACGGCCTCGAGACCGCCTTCCGCCAGTTCGTCGACGAGCGTCCGCCCCCAGAGGGTCGCGCGATTCGGTGCCGTCATCGTAGTGCCTCGAGAATCGGTCGGAACTTCAGCTGGACTTCCTCCCACTCCGCTTCGGGGTCGCTGTCGGCGACGATTCCGTTGCCGGCGAACAGCGTCACCTGATCGTCCGAGGCGACGCCGGATCGCAGTCCGACCGCGAACTCGCCGTCACCGTCTCCGTCGAACCAGCCGACGGGGCCGGCGTACCAGCCGCGGTCGAACGACTCGGTATCCCGAATCGTCTCCCAGGCGAGGTCCGGCGGGACGCCGCCGACGGCGGGTGTGGGGTGTAACGCTTCGGCGAGTTCGAGGACGTGTCGATCCTCGGTGAGCGTTCCCGAAATCGGCGTCCGGAGGTGCTGGATGTTCGCCAGCCTTCGCACCCGTCGGTCGTCGATCGACAGCGAGTCGACGAACGGCTCGAGCTGGCCGCAGATCGCCTCGACCACGAGGTCGTGTTCGCGGCGGAGTTTGTCGTCGGCGAGCATCCGGTCGGCGTGCCGTTCGTCTTCGGCGGGCGTCTCGCCACGCGGGCCAGAGCCCGCGAGTGCTTCCGTTTCGACGGTCTCGCCGCGCTTGAAGACGAGCCGTTCCGGTGGTGCGCCGAAGAACGTTCCCGACTCTCTCTCGCCACCGATCGCGAAGCGATAACAGGTCGGGTACGCGCTGCGGAGTCGCTCGAGGGTCTGACCGAGGTCGAGTGACTGCTCGAGCGTCGCGGTCAACGCCTGGGCGAGGACGACCTTTCGGAGGTCGCCGTCGTCGATGCGCTCGAGTGCTGCCTCGAGCTGGGCGGTCCATTCCGCCGGGGTCGTCGTCCGCGACGTGTCCTCGACGCCGGGGCCGTGATCTGCCGACGACGTCGGTGCGTCCTCGGGAGCCGTCTGTAACCACTCGGCCCATCGCTCGAGCCGGTCGACTGCGGCTTCATCGTCGGATGCGAGCACGGTCACCCAGTTCTCGTCCTCACCGGTTCGGACGACCTGTACCGCAGGGAGAACGAACGCGGCCGAGTCGAACCCCTCCCAGGTCGGGTCCGACGTGCGGTCGTCGTGAAACGCGAAGCCGCCGAACACCCGGGGACGAGCGGTCGCCGGCCCGTCGTACTCGAGGCGGTCGAACAACTCACCCGCCTGGTGTCGGACCCGATCGAATCGGTCGGGCCCGTCGGCGGTGATCCGGGCAGCGACACCGTAGCCAGCGATCTCGAGCCCGGTCGAGTCGGCCCACTGGATCGGGAACGATCGCACGCGCCGCTCGCACGAGTCGGCGGGGTCACGTGAGGAGTCAGTGCCGGTAGGGGCGGTCACGGGTACGGAAACGGAAATTGAGACGGGGACGCGATCGTCCAGTTCGAACCGCTGGCTGCGGCCGACGAGTGCCTTCCCCGTGTCGGTGACCGGGGACGAATCGCCTGTAACGACCCGCTCACCTGGCGTCCGGTCCATCGTGAAACGGTCAGGACCGGGTCGCCTTCAGCCTAACTATCCGATCGACGACCGGACGTGGCTCGAAGCCGATCGTAACGATCGACTTCGCCCGCAATGGGGTGTTCGAAGCGGCGTGAACGATTCGAAACAGTGGTACAAGCGCCGACTACCGGCTGAAACCCTCGCCACGACTTTGGTCTGGCTGGGCCAGGCTGTGGGTGTATGGCGTCCAAACAGCAACTCGCAGAACAGGAGGTATCCGGACAGGCAGCCGAAGATGTTACCCAACAGGCGATGGGGCCGGCGTTTCTCGCGGCGGCCGCCTCGGTCGGACTCGCCTGGTACTACTTCTTCCTCCGGGGAGACCGTGAGCGGGGACTCTTCGTCGGCCTCTGGCCACCGACCATCCTCGCGTTCGCCAGCTACTTCAACCAGCGAAAGATGCGCCAGCAACTCGAGTCGATCACCCAGCCCGGCACCACGCTGAAAAACGCGATCGACTCGATGATGGGCAACCGATAATCGGAACGGTTCGACGCGATCGACGAACGGTCGACCCCATCACCGGGTCGTCGGTCGACGGCAGGCCTCGAGTGAGATCGAACGACCTTGAGCGACCGGTAACACACGATCTCGAGAGGGTCAGAAATCACCCGCTGGGACCGGATTCGACTCGAATATAGTCCCCGTCAGACCTAAATACCCCCTTACCGAAACCCGAATCAGATGCCGAAAATAGAGATCACCATTCCGGAGCATCTCGAGATGCAGATCGCCCAGATGGTCGAGCGTGGGGAGTTCGTCAACCGAGAGGAGGCGATCGAGGACCTGCTGTCGACCGGGATCAAAGCCTACAAAACCAGCGGCCCGATGGAAGACGAAGACCCTGCCGGTGCCGGCGGCTTCGAAGACGACGGCATGATGGGCCACGACGACGAATACGTCTTCTAATCCGTCTCAGTTCAGTTACGAGTCGACCACTCCCGTGTTCAGAGACCGACCGCAAGCAGCGGGACGCCGAACGTAACCGCAACGCCGACGACAAGCACGAAAAAGCCGATCACGACCGATCGAAAGCTGTACTCGCTCATCGGCGCCGTCACACGCGGGGCGTCGAGGTCGTGCCCCACGTCGGCTGCCGTATCGTCGCCCGTCTCTTCTTCCGTCTCCGTTGTCATACTCGCTCGTTCTCGGCTCGAGCCCTTAAACGCACCTCTCGCGTGCGAGCGGTAGCGACGTGTGCGACCCGGCCCGGAACCCGGAAACTTATGTTACGAGGGTGGAATTTCGCAGTGAATGCCCTCCACAGACCGCTCGAGACGTGAGGTGCTCTCACTGACGGGGAGCAGCCTCGCCGTCGCCGCTGGAACGGCTCTCGCCGGCTGTACCGGGACCGATGGGACTGCGCCGGACGACGAGCCTGACGACGAATCGGTTCACGACGCCGCAGAAAGGCCGCCCGGTCACACCGAACTCGAGGACGACGAAGACGTCCTCTCGCTGAGGGCCGACGACGCCGATCCCGTCGTCTTCGAATCCGAAGCCGACGTTCCGGAAGACGACCGCGAGTATTTACGCGGGTCGTTCCACGTCATCGACGACGACGGTGCCGCGGCACTGTACGTCGACGGGAACGCCGAACAACGGGAGACTATCGAGCAGTTCGTCGACGAAACCGACTTCGAGACCCAGTCGATTTTCGTCGACCAGCGAACGATCGGCGACTGTTACGATCTGGTCTTCCTCGGTGCGGAGGCGAGTGAGGACTCGGTCAGGACCGCCTACTGCCGGTCACTCAAATCACCGACGACGCCGTGTGAAACCGACCACGAGGTCGTCGAAGCCGTGGTCGTTCGGCTCGGCCGACCGTACGACGATCCGCCCTCGGGTCGCCAGTCCAGCATGTCCGGCTCGTGCCCGCCGTCAGCCGACGTTGACGACACCGTGGGTGCCGACACAGGTGCTGCATCCGGGGACGGTACGAACGAGAGCGCTGCAGCCGACGAGACGGCCACGCCCACTCGATTCGAGGAGGTGAACCGATGACCGACGGATGTAGACGGCGGGGGTTCCTCGCCGGGATCACGGCCGTTTCGAGCGTCGCCGTCGCCGGCTGTAACGGGCTGCCGTGGGAAGACGAATCGACGTCGACGGCCTTCCCCGCCGAGGAGGCGGCGACGATCCTCACCGCCGACGCGCCGGCCCCCGACCCGCCCGCGCCGATCGATCCCTCGCCGGAAGCACTCGAGTCGGCCCTCGAGCGAACCGTCGACCTGCTCGCGGCGGTTCCCGACCCGCTCGAGGCCGAGCACGTCCCGAACGGCGAGATTCGCGAAGAGATCGACCGGGCGCGAGAAGACGCCACCGACGCGCTCACAGACTACACCGACGACGGAACGGTTGCGGCGATCGATCCGACCGACCTGTCCGCCGACGACCGGTACCACGCGTTCCGGGCAACGGTCGACGCCCGGGAGTCGGCTCGGGAGGCTGCGGTCGCGTACGCGGCGATCGACGACGAGTCGATCGCAGACGAGCTTCGAACGGAGCACGGCGACGTCGCCGATTTCGAAGGGGGGCTCACAGCCCTCGAGTATCTGGGCGAAGACACCGACGTGGGACGGTTGCGTGGCGCACTGGTCGCAACCACCGCCGAATCGGACCTCGAGCGTGCAGCCCGGCGCGTCGAGCACGTCTCGATCGCCGACGCGACCACGGTACTCGACCTCGGCGAGGCCGCCGGAGGTCTCGAACACGCCGCCGCGACCGACGACGTGCACACGCACCTCGACGAGCGGTACGAGGACTCACTCGAATCGCCGACCGATCTATCGGACGTCTTCGAACGCGTCGTCACCGACGCCCTCGACTACGCCGACGAACTCGACCTTCCGGACAGCTACGACGACAGCTGGGTCGACGACCTCGTCGACGCCGACCTCGAGGACGATCACCTGCTCGAGCGACTCGTCTACGACTCGTTCTGGCCGCTCTATCAGGCCCGGGACGACCTCGCGGAGGCCGCCGACGAGGATCGACCGGGAGACGGCCTGGATGCCGCGCTCAGACTCGAGACCCACCGGCGAGCGTTCGAACGGGTTCGCGAGCGGATCGACGACGGAGAACTCGGTCACCCACTTTCGGCCGAGGACATTCGGGCCGAACGCGAGTCGGCGATCGAGGCTGCCGAGGATGCTCTCGAGTCGATTACAGGCCCATCACCGGGTTCCGAACTGCTCGCGAGCACGCTCGAGGAACTGGAATGGCTCGACGACCGAATCGATCGTCGAATCGAGCGCAGCCCCGATACGAACCACTCCCTTGGATCGGAGTACCGCGACTACGTCAGCCTCGACGCGCGGCTCTCGGTGCTCTCCGACGCCGTGAGGTCCTATCGCGGATCATTGCTCGCGTAAGCGAAGCTGCCCGATCCAGACGGCTTTACTACCCGGGGTGCGAACGGTCGTGCAAGAAATGGCACTGACGAAGCGAATCATCCCCTGTATCGACGTCGACGTCGACGACGACGGGAACCCGGCGGTCTACACCGGCGTCCACTTCGAGGACCTCGAATACACCGGCGACCCGGTCGAGATGGCCCGCGCGTACAACGAAGCCGGGGCAGACGAGTTCGTCTTCCTCGACATCACCGCCTCGGCCCACGGGCGCGAAACCATGCTCGACGTCGTCGAACGCGTCGCCGACGAGGTCTTCATCCCCCTGACCGTCGGCGGCGGCATCCGCACGACAGACGACATCAAGGAGACCCTCCGCGCGGGCGCGGACAAGGTCTCGATCACCACCGGCGCGCTCGAGCGGCCGGAACTGGTCAACGAGGGCGCAGCGGCCTTCGGTAGCCAGTGCATCGTCATCAGCGTCGACGCCCGACGCCGGTTCGACGAGGACGGTGAACACTACGTCGAGGTCGACGGCGAGTCCTGCTGGTTCGAGTGCACGAAGAAAGGCGGCCGGGAGGGAACCGGGATCGACGTCCTCGAGTGGGCTGCAGAAGCCGAGTCCCGCGGTGCAGGCGAGCTGTTCGTCAACTCGATCGACAAAGACGGTACCAAAGACGGCTACGACGTCCCGCTGACGAAGGCCGTCTGTGAGACCGTCGACACGCCCGTCATCGCTTCCTCGGGTGCCGGCAGCCCCGAGCACATGTACGAGGTGTTCACCGAGGCCGGTGCCGACGCCGGACTCGCCGCTTCCATCTTCCACTTCGACGAGTATTCGATCGAGGAGGTAAAGGAGTACCTCGACGAGCGCGACGTCCCGGTTCGGATTTGAACCGCGAACGAACGGAGTGAGCGAGCGGCATTTTGGTCCAGATTTTTGCGCGAGTGGTGAACATCGTGAACCCGAGTGCAAAAAGGTGGAAACGGAGTACCTCGACGAGCGCGACGTCCCGGTTCGGATTTGAACCGCGAACGAACGGAGTGAGCGAGCGGCATTTTGGTCCAGATTTTTGCGCGAGTGGTGAACATCGTGAACCCGAGTGCAAAAAGGTGGAAACGGAGTACCTCGACGAGCGCGACGTCCCGGTTCGGCTCTGACGACGTCGGCGTTTTCGGGGCAGGGTTTCAGTACGCTTATAGCCACGCAGTCGTGCCCTACTACCAGTGAAGTGGCGGTGTACGTGGTGTGGCAAACCACACGAGTCGAACGATCCGCCCTGTGACGAGTGCGGCCACAACGTCTTCGAAGAGGCGGTCGTCCGTGCCGATCCCGACGAAGACGACGGTACC is a genomic window of Natrarchaeobaculum aegyptiacum containing:
- the menD gene encoding 2-succinyl-5-enolpyruvyl-6-hydroxy-3-cyclohexene-1-carboxylic-acid synthase, translating into MTAPNRATLWGRTLVDELAEGGLEAVCLAPGSRSTPLTVAFAEHPAVRIFSHLDERSAAFFALGRARRTGEPTALVCTSGTAAANFHPAVMEADRARIPLLVLTADRPHELRDSGANQTADQVKLYGDAVRWYAELPDPEADERKVRSLRTTAARALAETTGIEPGPVHLNCPFRKPLEPTETPGAVPESFGETLAGRGRDGPFVEIESGATVPRDEQLEGLLQGLESGDRPLIVAGPADPAQLQALEPADVLTVADHVGAPVFADPLSGLRFGPHIEGSGGSLVCGGYDGYVDAIPDPDVVLRFGASPTSKPLRHALRDADAHQFLIDRAGTWREATFTATDLLAAAPGPTFAALADRLDSQPSATEDGRSNDWLAAVDRAERTHWSIRDRACEASALADQPFEGAIVATALESAPDPATVFVSNSMPIRDADRFGAPRVADLTVLANRGVSGIDGITSTALGAGSAADDSVVLVTGDLAFYHDSNGLLAIDRCDVDATIVLLDNDGGGIFHRLPIESFDPPFTEQFKTPHGLEFEALADCYGLAFESVAPEDFESAYERSLERPGTEILRVAFDSEPSHRRREALAERVYGTLEDDGV
- the hisF gene encoding imidazole glycerol phosphate synthase subunit HisF; its protein translation is MALTKRIIPCIDVDVDDDGNPAVYTGVHFEDLEYTGDPVEMARAYNEAGADEFVFLDITASAHGRETMLDVVERVADEVFIPLTVGGGIRTTDDIKETLRAGADKVSITTGALERPELVNEGAAAFGSQCIVISVDARRRFDEDGEHYVEVDGESCWFECTKKGGREGTGIDVLEWAAEAESRGAGELFVNSIDKDGTKDGYDVPLTKAVCETVDTPVIASSGAGSPEHMYEVFTEAGADAGLAASIFHFDEYSIEEVKEYLDERDVPVRI
- a CDS encoding isochorismate synthase — translated: MDRTPGERVVTGDSSPVTDTGKALVGRSQRFELDDRVPVSISVSVPVTAPTGTDSSRDPADSCERRVRSFPIQWADSTGLEIAGYGVAARITADGPDRFDRVRHQAGELFDRLEYDGPATARPRVFGGFAFHDDRTSDPTWEGFDSAAFVLPAVQVVRTGEDENWVTVLASDDEAAVDRLERWAEWLQTAPEDAPTSSADHGPGVEDTSRTTTPAEWTAQLEAALERIDDGDLRKVVLAQALTATLEQSLDLGQTLERLRSAYPTCYRFAIGGERESGTFFGAPPERLVFKRGETVETEALAGSGPRGETPAEDERHADRMLADDKLRREHDLVVEAICGQLEPFVDSLSIDDRRVRRLANIQHLRTPISGTLTEDRHVLELAEALHPTPAVGGVPPDLAWETIRDTESFDRGWYAGPVGWFDGDGDGEFAVGLRSGVASDDQVTLFAGNGIVADSDPEAEWEEVQLKFRPILEALR
- a CDS encoding ribbon-helix-helix domain-containing protein, translating into MPKIEITIPEHLEMQIAQMVERGEFVNREEAIEDLLSTGIKAYKTSGPMEDEDPAGAGGFEDDGMMGHDDEYVF
- a CDS encoding DUF7550 family protein, with the translated sequence MTTETEEETGDDTAADVGHDLDAPRVTAPMSEYSFRSVVIGFFVLVVGVAVTFGVPLLAVGL